The following are from one region of the Hydrogenophaga sp. BPS33 genome:
- the trpB gene encoding tryptophan synthase subunit beta — MQTYQQPDARGHFGIYGGSFVSETLTHAINELRAAYAKYQHDPEFLAEFKSELVHYVGRPSPVYHAARTSREIGGAQIFLKREDLNHTGAHKVNNTIGQAMLARRMGKPRIIAETGAGQHGVATATICARYGLECVVYMGSEDVKRQSPNVYRMKLLGATVVPVESGSKTLKDALNEAMRDWVANVDNTFYIIGTVAGPHPYPMMVRDFQSVIGNECLVQMPEMLKAAGCAGEQPDAVIACVGGGSNAMGIFYPYIGHEKTRLIGVEAAGEGMGSGKHSASLQMGSPGVLHGNRTYVLQDDNGQVTETHSISAGLDYPGVGPEHAFLKDIGRAEYVGITDAEALEAFHHLCRTEGIIPALESSHAMAHALKLAKTMRPDQSILVNLSGRGDKDIGTVADLSGVDFYDRPSMRGHTVKGGSGK; from the coding sequence ATGCAGACCTACCAACAACCCGACGCTCGAGGCCACTTCGGCATCTACGGTGGCAGCTTCGTGAGCGAGACGCTCACGCACGCCATCAACGAACTGCGCGCCGCCTACGCGAAGTACCAGCACGACCCCGAGTTCCTTGCCGAGTTCAAGAGCGAACTCGTGCACTATGTGGGCCGCCCCAGCCCGGTCTACCATGCGGCGCGCACAAGCCGCGAGATCGGCGGCGCCCAGATCTTCCTGAAGCGCGAGGACCTCAACCACACCGGCGCGCACAAGGTGAACAACACCATCGGCCAGGCCATGCTGGCGCGCCGCATGGGCAAACCGCGCATCATTGCCGAGACAGGCGCGGGCCAGCACGGCGTGGCCACCGCCACGATCTGCGCGCGCTATGGCCTGGAGTGCGTGGTCTACATGGGCAGCGAGGACGTGAAGCGCCAGAGCCCCAACGTGTACCGCATGAAGTTGCTCGGTGCCACCGTGGTGCCCGTGGAGAGCGGCAGCAAGACGCTGAAGGACGCACTCAACGAAGCCATGCGCGATTGGGTCGCCAACGTGGACAACACCTTCTACATCATCGGCACCGTGGCCGGGCCGCACCCCTATCCCATGATGGTGCGCGATTTCCAGAGCGTGATCGGCAACGAATGCCTCGTGCAGATGCCTGAGATGCTCAAAGCCGCAGGATGTGCCGGCGAGCAGCCCGATGCCGTGATCGCCTGTGTGGGCGGTGGCAGCAACGCCATGGGTATCTTCTACCCGTATATCGGACACGAGAAAACGCGCCTGATTGGCGTGGAGGCGGCCGGGGAAGGCATGGGCAGCGGCAAGCACTCGGCTTCGCTGCAAATGGGCAGCCCCGGCGTGCTGCACGGCAACCGCACCTATGTGCTGCAGGACGACAACGGCCAAGTCACCGAAACGCACAGCATCAGCGCCGGCCTGGACTACCCCGGCGTGGGCCCGGAGCACGCGTTCCTCAAGGACATCGGCCGTGCCGAGTACGTCGGCATCACCGATGCCGAAGCCCTGGAGGCCTTCCACCATCTCTGCCGCACCGAGGGCATCATCCCCGCGCTGGAATCGAGCCATGCCATGGCCCATGCCCTCAAGCTCGCCAAAACCATGCGGCCCGACCAGTCCATCCTGGTCAACCTTTCGGGCCGTGGCGACAAGGACATCGGCACCGTGGCCGATCTCTCGGGCGTGGACTTCTACGACCGTCCTTCCATGCGTGGACACACCGTCAAAGGAGGCTCCGGGAAATGA
- a CDS encoding phosphoribosylanthranilate isomerase → MTLHRTRIKICGLTREADVDAAARAGADAIGFVLYEKSPRHVTAERAGVLARRLPPFVTPVLLFVNASTEQIQRGIEAVPQALLQFHGDETPSDCQAAGRPFLRAARIPTGPDGARFDLLKYASDHAAAQAILLDAHVEGYGGGGQSFDWTAFPWSHPLLNASSRLVLSGGLTPANVTDGISRVRPWAVDVSSGVEAAKGIKDPDKMLAFVAAVRAADAQPPRPA, encoded by the coding sequence ATGACCCTGCACCGCACCCGCATCAAGATCTGCGGCCTCACCCGCGAGGCCGATGTCGACGCGGCCGCAAGAGCCGGCGCCGATGCCATCGGCTTCGTACTGTACGAAAAAAGCCCTCGCCATGTCACCGCCGAACGCGCGGGTGTGCTGGCCCGCCGCCTGCCGCCCTTCGTCACCCCGGTCCTGCTGTTTGTCAACGCCAGCACCGAACAGATCCAGCGCGGCATTGAAGCCGTCCCACAGGCGCTGCTGCAATTCCATGGCGACGAGACGCCCAGCGACTGCCAGGCCGCAGGACGCCCGTTCCTGCGCGCCGCGCGTATTCCCACGGGCCCGGACGGAGCCCGCTTCGATCTTCTAAAATACGCGTCGGATCACGCGGCCGCTCAGGCCATCCTGCTCGACGCCCACGTCGAGGGCTATGGCGGCGGTGGTCAATCCTTTGACTGGACAGCATTCCCTTGGTCACATCCGCTTCTAAACGCCAGCTCTCGCCTCGTTTTGTCTGGTGGACTCACGCCTGCAAACGTGACCGATGGCATCTCGCGCGTACGGCCTTGGGCCGTTGACGTGAGCTCCGGGGTCGAAGCCGCCAAAGGCATCAAGGACCCCGACAAGATGCTCGCTTTCGTGGCCGCCGTGCGGGCGGCCGATGCGCAGCCCCCCCGCCCTGCCTGA
- the truA gene encoding tRNA pseudouridine(38-40) synthase TruA, giving the protein MRIALGVSYNGRAYDGWQSQPSGRTVQDHLESALARFSAQDTVKTLCAGRTDAGVHGLMQVVHFDTPVERAENAWVRGTNSFLPDTIAVQWARTAAASFHARASARSRRYAYILLESPVRPSVDAGQVGWVFRPLSLEPMVEAAQALVGEHDFTSFRAAQCQAHSPIKHLLRLDIARRGHYWRFEFEASAFLHHMIRNIMGCLIAIGSGNRPASWMTEVLQARNRDAAAPTFSPDGLYFLGPVYDAALGLPQRTPAFDWLP; this is encoded by the coding sequence CTGCGCATCGCACTCGGTGTGAGCTACAACGGCCGTGCCTATGACGGCTGGCAGAGCCAGCCCAGCGGGCGCACGGTACAGGACCACCTCGAATCCGCGCTCGCCCGGTTCAGCGCCCAGGACACCGTCAAGACGCTTTGCGCGGGACGCACCGATGCAGGCGTACACGGCCTGATGCAGGTGGTGCACTTCGACACCCCGGTGGAGCGGGCCGAAAACGCCTGGGTGCGCGGCACCAACAGCTTCTTGCCCGACACCATCGCGGTGCAGTGGGCACGCACCGCCGCGGCCAGCTTTCATGCGCGGGCCAGCGCCCGTTCGCGGCGGTACGCCTACATCCTGCTGGAATCGCCCGTGCGCCCCAGTGTCGACGCCGGTCAGGTGGGCTGGGTGTTTCGCCCCCTCAGCCTCGAACCCATGGTAGAAGCCGCCCAGGCCTTGGTCGGCGAGCACGATTTCACCTCGTTTCGCGCCGCGCAATGCCAGGCACATTCGCCCATCAAGCATCTCCTGCGGCTGGACATTGCACGCCGGGGGCACTACTGGCGCTTCGAGTTCGAAGCCAGCGCGTTTCTGCACCACATGATCCGCAACATCATGGGCTGCCTGATCGCCATCGGCAGCGGCAACCGCCCTGCCTCCTGGATGACCGAGGTGCTGCAAGCGCGCAACCGCGACGCCGCCGCTCCCACGTTTTCCCCTGACGGCCTGTACTTTCTCGGGCCGGTCTACGATGCCGCACTGGGACTGCCGCAACGCACGCCCGCTTTCGACTGGCTTCCATGA